A single genomic interval of Cucumis sativus cultivar 9930 chromosome 7, Cucumber_9930_V3, whole genome shotgun sequence harbors:
- the LOC101214539 gene encoding uncharacterized protein LOC101214539: protein MEKGRGCYQENRDWHLVQTNGNCVNRTMEINGTSSSEDLSSISFCSGLGYIEHPVSRFDTLAGIAIKYGVEVSDIKKMNALVTDQQMFALKSLQIPTPGRHPSPLLSEDLDISRKSNYEQDTTRLTSFNLLDSFPSLRIRPSTLKTPLQPHQANVPAICELTSYSKGEFNQLGSHPKLASSHNPHGSHHRKSRSFANGFPLENIEFTDIVTAPNGAADSIKGSEKLCRRRQKSMADFSTATESILNKTYATNNGECLSMTRRSLDLRLKGVLGRTNAASNGVTELSKLTPNLTDDMGGDSSLMRNGILGGRRSSSTCNLQEADKGNASSSSKWSTSSWSLKTDLQAFSSAMVTKSIFEGLPRSGSTRYKASRD, encoded by the exons ATGGAAAAGGGAAGAGGATGTTACCAGGAGAATCGTGATTGGCATCTTGTTCAGACCAACGGTAATTGTGTAAATCGAACGATGGAGATTAATGGAACCAGCTCCTCTGAAGATTTGTCCTCCATTTCATTCTGTTCTGGCCTTGGCTACATCGAACACCCTGTTTCAAGGTTCGATACTCTTGCCGGAATTGCTATCAAGTACGGCGTCGAG GTCTCGGACATCAAGAAAATGAATGCATTGGTTACAGACCAACAAATGTTTGCTCTTAAATCTCTACAGATTCCAACTCCTGGAAGGCACCCTTCTCCTCTCTTATCTGAAGATCTTGACATTTCCag GAAGAGTAATTATGAGCAAGATACAACTCGGCTCACTTCCTTTAATCTCTTGGACTCGTTCCCATCACTGAGAATCAGACCCTCCACACTCAAAACTCCATTACAACCCCATCAAGCAAACGTACCGGCAATCTGTGAATTGACATCCTATAGCAAAGGTGAATTCAACCAGTTAGGATCTCATCCAAAGCTAGCATCCTCCCATAATCCCCATGGAAGCCACCATCGAAAATCAAGAAGCTTTGCAAATGGTTTTCCTTTGGAAAACATTGAATTCACCGACATCGTTACGGCCCCAAATGGAGCAGCTGACTCCATCAAAGGGAGCGAAAAGCTCTGCAGGAGACGTCAGAAATCAATGGCAGACTTCTCGACCGCAACTGAAAGCATTTTGAACAAGACATACGCCACCAACAATGGTGAATGTTTGTCAATGACAAGAAGAAGCTTAGATCTGAGACTGAAAGGAGTTCTTGGTAGAACAAATGCTGCATCAAATGGAGTTACTGAATTGAGTAAATTGACACCAAATTTAACCGATGATATGGGAGGAGATTCCTCATTAATGAGGAATGGGATTCTTGGTGGAAGAAGATCATCAAGTACATGTAATTTACAGGAAGCTGATAAAGGAAATGCTTCATCATCATCTAAGTGGTCAACTTCTTCTTGGAGTTTGAAAACAGATCTTCAAGCATTTTCATCTGCAATGGTTACTAAGTCTATATTTGAAGGTTTGCCAAGGTCAGGATCAACAAGGTATAAAGCTTCAAGGGATTGA
- the LOC101213168 gene encoding 60S ribosomal protein L44 has product MVNVPKTKKTYCKSKECRKHTLHKVTQYKKGKDSLAAQGKRRYDRKQSGYGGQTKPVFHKKAKTTKKIVLRLQCQGCKHVSQHPIKRCKHFEIGGDKKGKGTSLF; this is encoded by the exons ATG GTGAACGTTCCCAAGACAAAGAAGACTTACTGCAAGAGCAAGGAATGTAGAAAGCATACCTTGCACAAGGTTACCCAATACAAAAAGGGTAAGGACAGCCTTGCTGCTCAAGGAAAGCGTCGTTATGATCGTAAACAATCAGGATATGGTGGACAAACCAAGCCTGTCTTTCACAAGAAG GCTAAAACTACAAAGAAGATTGTGCTAAGGTTGCAATGCCAGGGTTGCAAGCATGTCTCACAGCATCCCATTAAG AGATGCAAGCATTTTGAGATTGGTGGAGAcaagaagggaaagggaacTTCTCTTTTTTAG
- the LOC105436182 gene encoding uncharacterized protein LOC105436182 isoform X2 encodes MAKSSNSKSKPHFFLCCFGYSDKLPRFKPLKSPAGHRKRQFSWFRNSKPPTPLHSSSFPSHTNRSVTNSDRLSSVSIAPTATTNSSNEDLAVPVATNRTGEEVIISPHEEKLSMGVVSIQTRQTNPLIKVNQGSH; translated from the exons ATGGCCAAATCCTCAAATTCCAAATCCAAACCTCACTTTTTCCTCTGCTGTTTTGGATACTCCGACAAGCTTCCCCGCTTTAAGCCCCTCAAATCCCCCGCCGGTCACCGTAAACGTCAGTTTTCTTGGTTTAGGAACTCAAAGCCTCCTACGCCCCTTCattcttcctcttttccttCCCATACGAACCGCTCCGTTACTAATTCCGACCGCCTCTCCTCGGTTTCTATTGCTCCCACCGCCACTACTAATTCCTCCAATGAAGATTTAGCCGTGCCGGTGGCCACAAATCGAACCGGCGAGGAGGTGATCATCAGCCCGCATGAG GAAAAACTATCCATGGGAGTAGTGAGCATTCAAACTCGCCAAACAAACCCATTGATCAAAGTCAATCAAGGTTCTCATTAA
- the LOC105436182 gene encoding uncharacterized protein LOC105436182 isoform X1 → MAKSSNSKSKPHFFLCCFGYSDKLPRFKPLKSPAGHRKRQFSWFRNSKPPTPLHSSSFPSHTNRSVTNSDRLSSVSIAPTATTNSSNEDLAVPVATNRTGEEVIISPHEVKNDTVAGKTIHGSSEHSNSPNKPIDQSQSRFSLTKRLESFRSIRFNQTAPPKKNTKSINVQTPTISHSLSFPPPKPTPSNRVSELRESKRVCSKSKNRKSSQQYRSVAAMSVLMMTLAMMVVWGRICAILCTATWIFIVTSLRSIVEEYEGIDFVESDSYSEGFKKKLVVLKGFVCRNHK, encoded by the exons ATGGCCAAATCCTCAAATTCCAAATCCAAACCTCACTTTTTCCTCTGCTGTTTTGGATACTCCGACAAGCTTCCCCGCTTTAAGCCCCTCAAATCCCCCGCCGGTCACCGTAAACGTCAGTTTTCTTGGTTTAGGAACTCAAAGCCTCCTACGCCCCTTCattcttcctcttttccttCCCATACGAACCGCTCCGTTACTAATTCCGACCGCCTCTCCTCGGTTTCTATTGCTCCCACCGCCACTACTAATTCCTCCAATGAAGATTTAGCCGTGCCGGTGGCCACAAATCGAACCGGCGAGGAGGTGATCATCAGCCCGCATGAG gtaAAAAATGACACTGTCGCAGGAAAAACTATCCATGGGAGTAGTGAGCATTCAAACTCGCCAAACAAACCCATTGATCAAAGTCAATCAAGGTTCTCATTAACGAAAAGACTCGAGTCGTTTAGATCAATCCGGTTCAATCAAACAGCCCCAccaaaaaagaatacaaaatcGATCAACGTACAAACACCCACCATATCACACTCTTTATCATTTCCGCCACCAAAACCAACCCCATCAAACAGAGTTAGTGAATTGCGAGAAAGCAAACGCGTTTGTTCAAAGtcaaaaaacagaaaatcgAGCCAACAGTACCGATCGGTAGCGGCGATGTCGGTTTTGATGATGACGTTGGCAATGATGGTAGTTTGGGGAAGAATTTGTGCGATATTATGTACGGCAACATGGATTTTTATTGTAACAAGTTTAAGGTCAATTGTTGAAGAATATGAAGgaattgattttgttgaatCTGATTCATATTCGGAAGGGTTTAAGAAGAAATTAGTGGTTTTAAAAGGGTTTGTTTGTagaaatcataaataa
- the LOC101212202 gene encoding cytochrome P450 86B1 — MLFAALYCMTIQLILHFFTTITSSMFSHAFPFLHHKPIMDSGNLSSSSSSSSFSPPISIGHFGLRSLLDVQILEITFALFVFLVIHVVRQKRRHGLPIWPIVGMLPALITATRGNLYEWITDLLCRHKGTFQFRGPWLTSLNCVVTADPRNLEHLLKTKFSSYPKGSFFRDTVRDLLGDGIFGADDETWQRQRKVASIEFHSARFRQMTVESLVELVHSRLEAVLEDFEGQATTVDLQDVLLRLTFDNVCMIAFGVDPGCLRSGLPEIPFAKAFEDATEVTVIRFITPTFIWKFMRYLNIGIEKKLKQSIKAVDEFAEDVIQTRKRELSTPAESQAENQRSDLLTVFMKLRDEQGRPFSDKFLRDICVNFILAGRDTSSVALSWFFLLLDQNPDVEDKILEEICRIVGEREEAKTRELRFDSLVFKPEEIKRMEYLHAAISEALRLYPSVPFDHKEVVEDDVFPDGTVLKKGTKIIYAIYAMGRMEAIWGKDCREFKPERWMREGRFMSESAYRFTAFNGGPRLCLGKDFAYYQMKYVAASIISRYRVAVVRGHPVEPKLALTFYMKKGLKVNLIKREEGQLRKYIKLN, encoded by the exons ATGCTTTTTGCTGCCTTATATTGCATGACTATTCAACTTATTCTCCACTTTTTCACAACAATAACTTCCTCCATGTTTTCCCATGCATTTCCATTCCTTCATCACAAACCTATCATGGATTCTGGAAAcctctcctcctcctcctcctcctcctccttctccCCTCCAATTTCCATCGGACACTTTGGGCTCCGGTCGCTCCTCGATGTCCAAATCTTAGAGATCACTTTCGCCCTTTTCGTGTTCTTGGTTATTCATGTTGTTAGACAGAAGAGACGACACGGCTTGCCTATATGGCCAATTGTTGGAATGTTACCAGCTTTGATTACAGCAACACGTGGGAATCTCTACGAGTGGATTACCGACCTCTTGTGTCGTCACAAGGGCACATTCCAATTTCGAGGTCCGTGGCTTACTAGTCTCAACTGCGTTGTCACGGCTGATCCTCGAAACTTAGAACACCTTCTCaagacaaaattttcttcctaCCCAAAAGGGTCTTTCTTTCGCGACACCGTGAGAGACTTACTTGGTGATGGAATATTCGGGGCTGACGACGAGACATGGCAACGACAGAGAAAGGTAGCCAGCATTGAGTTTCACTCGGCAAGGTTTCGACAAATGACAGTGGAGTCATTGGTGGAGCTTGTGCACTCGAGGCTGGAAGCAGTGTTGGAGGATTTCGAGGGGCAAGCAACAACGGTGGACTTGCAGGATGTTCTATTGAGGTTGACGTTTGATAATGTGTGTATGATTGCCTTTGGGGTGGATCCCGGTTGCTTGCGCAGCGGCTTGCCGGAGATTCCATTTGCTAAGGCCTTTGAGGATGCAACTGAAGTCACTGTTATACGCTTCATCACACCTACATTCATATGGAAATTCATGag GTACCTGAACATAGGAATTGAAAAGAAGCTGAAGCAATCGATCAAAGCCGTCGACGAATTTGCGGAGGACGTGATTCAAACACGGAAGAGAGAACTCTCTACGCCGGCGGAATCTCAAGCTGAAAACCAAAGATCCGACCTATTAACTGTATTCATGAAGCTAAGGGACGAGCAAGGACGCCCATTCTCCGATAAGTTTCTCAGAGATATTTGCGTCAATTTCATACTCGCCGGAAGAGACACGTCTTCCGTAGCATTGAGTTGGTTCTTCTTGTTGCTCGATCAAAATCCCGATGTAGAAGATAAAATTCTAGAAGAAATTTGCAGAATCGTCGGCGAACGAGAAGAGGCCAAAACCAGAGAGCTTCGATTCGATTCATTAGTGTTCAAACCAGAGGAGATAAAAAGAATGGAGTATTTGCACGCCGCCATTTCCGAAGCCCTAAGATTGTATCCATCAGTTCCATTCGATCACAAAGAG GTTGTGGAGGACGATGTATTCCCAGACGGAACGGTTCTGAAGAAAGGAACGAAAATCATCTACGCAATATACGCAATGGGAAGAATGGAAGCGATTTGGGGGAAAGATTGTCGCGAATTCAAACCTGAGAGATGGATGAGAGAGGGTCGATTCATGAGCGAATCGGCATATCGATTCACCGCCTTCAATGGGGGCCCTCGGCTGTGTCTTGGAAAGGATTTTGCGTATTACCAAATGAAATACGTGGCCGCTTCTATCATCAGCCGGTACCGGGTAGCGGTGGTGAGGGGGCATCCGGTGGAGCCGAAGCTTGCCCTAACTTTCTACATGAAGAAGGGCTTGAAGGTCAATTTGATCAAACGAGAAGAGGGGCAACTTCGGAAATACATTAAGTTAAATTGA
- the LOC101211962 gene encoding serine carboxypeptidase-like 34 encodes MTSSFSSHLLLLLFFLLGFLQKGLSLEYGLTREELAFQDADRVLRLPGQPPVNFKQYAGYVNVNESHGRALFYWFFEAIADPHEKPLLLWLNGGPGCSSIGYGAAEELGPFFPQKGDKPKLKFNPYSWNRAANLLFLESPIGVGFSYSNNTNDIKELGDTITAKDSYAFLVNWFRRFPQFKSHEFYIAGESYAGHYVPQLSELIFDENKKISKKNRINFKGFIIGNALLDDETDQRGMIDYAWDHAVISDKLYKEIKTNCNFSNPAPSNSCDASLDKYFAVYDIIDMYSLYTPMCVEKNTSGGRKPRRFAINGVAPQNGGWHRRPIGYDPCSSDYTEMYLNRPDVQKALHANVTKIPYPWTHCSDNITFWKDAPSSILPIIKKLVAGGLRIWVFSGDTDGRIPVTSTRLTLNKLGLKIKKDWTPWYSHQQVGGWTIEYEGLMFVTVRGAGHEVPQFKPKEALQLIRHFLANHNLPTSSF; translated from the exons ATGacctcttctttctcttcccatctccttctccttctcttcttccttctgGGTTTCCTACAAAAAGGTCTTTCCCTTGAATATGGACTCACCCGCGAAGAATTGGCCTTTCAGGATGCGGATCGGGTCCTCAGGCTTCCCGGACAGCCACCCGTCAATTTCAAGCAATATGCTGGTTATGTTAATGTCAATGAGAGCCATGGACGTGCTTTGTTTTATTGGTTCTTTGAAGCCATTGCTGATCCTCATGAAAAGCCTCTTCTTCTTTGGCTTAATGGAG GACCGGGATGTTCATCAATCGGTTACGGGGCAGCGGAGGAATTGGGACCTTTCTTTCCTCAAAAAGGAGACAAACCAAAGCTCAAGTTCAACCCATACTCTTGGAATAGAG CTGCTAATCTCTTGTTCTTGGAATCACCTATCGGGGTTGGATTCTCCTATAGCAATAATACCAATGACATCAAAGAACTTGGCGACACGATCACAG caAAGGACTCTTATGCCTTTCTAGTCAATTGGTTCCGACGATTTCCTCAATTCAAATCCCATGAGTTTTACATCGCCGGCGAGAGCTATGCAG GTCACTACGTTCCGCAACTTTCAGAGCTCATTTTCGACGAGAACAAGAAAATCTCTAAGAAAAATCGCATAAACTTCAAAGGCTTCATA ATCGGAAACGCCTTACTCGACGACGAAACAGATCAGCGAGGAATGATCGACTACGCTTGGGATCATGCTGTAATCTCCGATAAATTGTAcaaagaaatcaaaacaaattgcAATTTCAGCAATCCAGCTCCGTCAAACTCCTGCGATGCTTCTCTCGATAAGTATTTCGCCGTGTACGATATCATCGATATGTACAGTTTGTATACTCCAATGTGTGTTGAGAAGAATACGAGCGGCGGAAGGAAACCGCGGCGATTTGCAATCAACGGCGTTGCGCCTCAGAAT GGAGGATGGCATAGGAGGCCGATTGGATACGATCCTTGTTCGTCGGATTACACCGAAATGTATTTGAACAGACCGGACGTTCAAAAGGCCTTGCACGCCAATGTTACGAAAATTCCATATCCATGGACTCATTGCAG TGATAACATCACATTTTGGAAGGATGCACCATCATCAATACTCCCCATTATCAAGAAGCTCGTAGCTGGTGGCCTTCGTATATGGGTTTTTAG TGGAGATACTGATGGAAGAATTCCAGTGACATCAACAAGGTTAACTTTGAACAAACTTggtttaaagattaaaaaggaTTGGACTCCTTGGTATTCTCATCAACAG GTTGGTGGGTGGACGATTGAGTACGAAGGGCTAATGTTTGTGACAGTAAGAGGAGCCGGCCACGAGGTTCCACAATTTAAACCCAAGGAAGCTCTTCAACTCATTAGGCATTTCTTGGCCAATCACAACCTcccaacttcttctttttag